A genomic region of Myxosarcina sp. GI1 contains the following coding sequences:
- a CDS encoding peptidase M42 — MNALNLTVEQNSSQNQPALEDYSRLQDFLDILQLLIREPSVVGSEDSFFRVLRRELEELNINVSYYHGVLVAQGDKPHDLILSAHIDRHGLLCTGANEFQYAAFVASNRADLSGDSVSEQMMRTIENRFQGQPVQAHLPYTGTYLGQGYIKHTYICPARNNLIFELDGLDFLQPGTPVSFLDRLKIENGCISAQLDNVVSAAIIIYLFKTGFPGTALFTAQEEAGKSWRYALSWFQRQQLNTQRLLVLDTSPYPTREAAEIQQVVLRRQDANGAFADELTSEIQQKCENLGITYTFKDAYIEAQNKERSKPLSLGRTELGRLVSASEGQINGTTLQIPTTGYHTPNETASLSSIAGVIELLETYID, encoded by the coding sequence ATGAATGCTTTAAACTTAACCGTCGAACAAAATAGTTCTCAAAACCAACCTGCCCTAGAAGACTATAGCCGACTCCAAGATTTTCTCGATATACTGCAACTATTAATTCGCGAACCATCTGTTGTTGGTAGTGAAGACTCTTTTTTTCGGGTACTTCGTCGAGAATTAGAAGAACTCAACATAAATGTTAGTTACTATCATGGGGTTCTGGTCGCTCAGGGTGACAAACCTCACGATTTAATTCTCTCTGCACATATCGATCGCCACGGTTTATTGTGTACGGGTGCTAATGAATTTCAATATGCAGCCTTTGTTGCCAGCAATCGTGCCGATTTGAGTGGTGACTCGGTTTCCGAACAGATGATGCGTACCATCGAAAATCGCTTTCAAGGACAACCAGTACAGGCGCATCTACCCTATACGGGAACCTATTTAGGTCAAGGATACATCAAACATACTTATATTTGCCCTGCCAGAAACAATTTAATTTTTGAGTTAGACGGTTTGGATTTCTTGCAGCCTGGTACGCCAGTCTCATTTCTCGATCGCCTGAAGATAGAAAACGGCTGTATTTCTGCTCAATTAGACAATGTAGTCAGTGCGGCGATAATAATTTATTTATTTAAAACTGGTTTTCCAGGTACGGCATTATTTACAGCACAAGAAGAAGCAGGCAAAAGCTGGCGGTATGCTCTATCTTGGTTTCAACGTCAGCAATTAAACACACAACGTCTATTAGTTCTAGATACCAGTCCCTATCCCACTCGCGAAGCGGCAGAAATCCAGCAAGTGGTGCTGCGTCGTCAAGATGCTAATGGAGCTTTTGCGGACGAACTGACATCGGAAATACAGCAAAAGTGCGAAAATTTGGGCATTACCTATACTTTTAAAGATGCCTATATCGAGGCTCAAAACAAAGAACGCAGCAAGCCCCTTTCTCTCGGTCGTACTGAGTTAGGTAGACTGGTAAGCGCGTCCGAAGGACAGATTAACGGGACTACCTTACAAATCCCTACTACTGGTTATCACACTCCCAATGAAACTGCTTCCCTCTCTTCAATTGCTGGAGTAATTGAGTTATTAGAAACGTATATTGACTGA
- a CDS encoding dienelactone hydrolase family protein — protein MTTAISTESVKINNADVAIDAYLAKPEAEGTYPGIVVIQEIFGVNDHIRDITERIAKEGYIAIAPAIYQRQAPGFETGYTDKDMEIGRKYKNQTKATELLSDIQATIDYLYTLPNIKSGRVGTIGFCYGGHVVYLAATLPDVRVTASFYGAQIATWCPGEEQPTISRTKNITGTIYTFFGTEDPLIPNEQTEQIEAELQAQNIDHKIFRYKGATHGFMCDRRDSYNPEAAEDAWGKVLDLFSRI, from the coding sequence ATGACTACCGCAATTTCTACTGAATCCGTCAAAATTAATAATGCAGATGTGGCTATCGATGCCTATTTAGCAAAGCCAGAAGCAGAAGGAACTTATCCTGGTATTGTGGTGATTCAAGAAATTTTTGGCGTAAACGACCATATTCGCGATATTACCGAAAGAATTGCCAAAGAAGGATATATTGCGATCGCGCCAGCAATTTATCAGCGACAAGCGCCAGGCTTTGAAACGGGTTACACTGACAAAGATATGGAAATTGGCAGAAAGTATAAAAACCAAACTAAAGCTACAGAGTTACTAAGCGATATTCAAGCCACCATAGATTATCTTTACACCTTGCCCAATATAAAATCTGGCAGAGTCGGTACGATCGGTTTTTGCTATGGTGGTCATGTGGTTTATCTAGCCGCAACTTTACCCGATGTGAGAGTTACTGCTTCTTTTTACGGCGCACAAATCGCTACCTGGTGTCCTGGAGAAGAACAACCTACTATAAGTCGAACTAAAAATATTACAGGAACTATTTATACTTTTTTTGGCACGGAAGATCCTTTAATTCCCAACGAACAAACCGAGCAAATCGAAGCCGAATTACAAGCCCAAAATATTGACCATAAAATATTTCGCTATAAAGGCGCAACTCACGGCTTTATGTGCGATCGCCGCGATAGTTATAATCCAGAAGCAGCAGAAGATGCTTGGGGAAAAGTGTTAGACTTATTTAGCCGAATTTAA
- a CDS encoding S1 RNA-binding domain-containing protein has translation MNSDSTSAKSSQSFSMEDFANALEQYDYDFAKGQKIRGTVIQIAPEGAYVDIGGKSPAFVPAREAALETVDNLAEVLPLNEEREFVIIREQNSDGQVTLSVRQMEIDKAWERVAEIADSGKSAQMRVTGVNKGGIMGEVEGLRGFIPRSHLQQRDNLESLVGQLLTATFLEVNPEQRKLVLSQRDAMRAVAMTKIGEGELITGKIVNIKPYGVFVDIGGVTGLLHIREVSNTHIEALTTLFKVGQEIKVVIKQIDEYKNRMSFSTRVLEEYPGEITEKLEQVMSTAEERWEKARQQLETESN, from the coding sequence ATGAATTCCGATTCTACTTCTGCCAAATCCTCTCAATCTTTCTCTATGGAAGATTTTGCTAACGCCCTCGAACAATACGATTATGATTTTGCTAAGGGGCAAAAAATAAGAGGAACAGTAATTCAAATCGCTCCTGAAGGTGCTTATGTAGATATTGGCGGTAAATCTCCTGCTTTTGTTCCCGCTAGAGAAGCTGCTTTAGAAACAGTAGACAATTTAGCCGAGGTTTTACCTCTCAATGAAGAACGAGAATTTGTCATCATTAGAGAACAAAACTCCGATGGACAAGTTACTCTTTCTGTCCGTCAAATGGAGATTGACAAAGCCTGGGAGAGGGTAGCCGAAATTGCCGATAGCGGTAAATCTGCACAAATGAGGGTCACAGGAGTTAATAAAGGCGGAATTATGGGAGAAGTAGAAGGACTCAGAGGCTTTATTCCGCGATCGCACCTGCAACAACGAGATAATCTTGAATCTCTTGTAGGACAACTACTAACCGCTACTTTTTTAGAGGTCAATCCCGAACAGAGAAAGTTAGTCCTCTCACAACGAGATGCCATGCGCGCCGTGGCCATGACTAAAATTGGTGAAGGAGAATTAATAACGGGAAAAATTGTCAACATCAAACCTTATGGTGTATTTGTCGATATCGGCGGCGTAACGGGTTTGCTGCACATCCGCGAAGTAAGTAATACCCATATCGAAGCTCTAACTACCCTTTTCAAAGTCGGGCAGGAAATCAAAGTAGTCATCAAACAAATTGACGAATACAAAAATCGGATGTCTTTTTCTACCAGGGTTCTAGAAGAGTATCCAGGAGAAATAACCGAAAAATTAGAACAGGTAATGTCAACAGCAGAAGAAAGATGGGAAAAAGCGCGGCAACAATTAGAAACAGAATCTAATTAG
- the ureA gene encoding urease subunit gamma, which produces MKLSPQEQDKLTIFTVALLAERRKDKGLKLNYPEATAYISAAILEGAREGKTVSELMSFGKTLLSADDVMKGIPEMIAEVQVEATFPDGTKLVTVHNPIQ; this is translated from the coding sequence ATGAAACTCTCACCTCAAGAACAAGATAAGCTGACTATTTTTACCGTTGCCTTACTAGCAGAAAGGCGCAAAGATAAGGGACTAAAACTAAACTACCCCGAAGCGACTGCCTATATTTCGGCAGCGATTTTAGAAGGTGCTAGAGAAGGTAAAACTGTAAGCGAATTGATGAGCTTTGGTAAAACTTTACTTTCTGCCGATGATGTAATGAAAGGTATCCCAGAAATGATTGCCGAAGTTCAGGTAGAAGCAACTTTTCCCGATGGTACTAAATTAGTGACGGTACACAATCCCATTCAGTGA
- the ureB gene encoding urease subunit beta has protein sequence MIPGEIFTPEGEIELNAGKETKKIRVASTGDRPIQVGSHFHFYEVNSALQFDREATKGMRLNIPAGTAVRFEPGDEKEVELVAYAGNREVYGFNGLVDGKLD, from the coding sequence ATGATTCCAGGTGAAATCTTTACTCCAGAAGGAGAAATCGAACTCAATGCAGGGAAAGAAACTAAAAAAATTCGAGTAGCAAGTACAGGCGATCGCCCAATTCAGGTAGGTTCGCATTTTCACTTTTATGAAGTCAATTCGGCTTTACAATTCGATCGCGAAGCTACTAAAGGAATGCGTCTCAATATTCCTGCTGGTACTGCGGTGCGTTTTGAACCAGGAGACGAAAAAGAAGTAGAGTTGGTGGCTTACGCTGGTAATCGAGAGGTTTACGGTTTTAATGGTTTGGTTGATGGAAAATTAGATTAA
- a CDS encoding PCP reductase family protein, whose protein sequence is MNNFDLMDDLYWTPEARDKLKKIPFFVRSQARQRIEELARNAELEEVTSAIVEQARSEFGQ, encoded by the coding sequence ATGAATAACTTCGATCTAATGGACGATCTGTATTGGACACCAGAAGCACGGGACAAACTCAAAAAAATTCCTTTCTTCGTTCGTTCTCAAGCACGCCAACGTATAGAAGAATTGGCTCGTAATGCGGAGTTAGAAGAAGTAACCTCGGCAATTGTCGAACAGGCTCGTTCGGAATTCGGACAGTAA
- a CDS encoding FAD-dependent hydroxylase → MLLEQIQSRPQNHNFLESDLVIVGGGIVGATLASALKDSGLKIIIIEAKTLASAAAKQQAYAFSLLSSRIYQKIGVWDEIFPYIGKFSQIDLSDGDRISAVKFNTQDLDTEHLGYVAQHNIVLTALQNYLNTDCPNVSWLCPAEVIDVEINNSAATVEVKIDGKSQFIKTNLVIGADGARSRLRALAKIKTHGWKYWQSCVAFTVKHTAPQNDIAFEKFHATGPMGILPLPENHCQIVWTNPHGRAKALQQLEATQFLAELQRHTGGVLGNLQLTSDRFLFPVQLMQCDRYIERRLALVGDAAHCCHPVGGQGLNLGIRDAATLAEILTVASQQGRDIGDRQVLKRYQNWRKLENLAVLGFTDLLDRMFSNNWLPIVIIRRSGLWLMNNVKPLKVFALKFMTGLTGKTPQLAQR, encoded by the coding sequence ATGCTTCTCGAACAAATACAAAGCCGCCCTCAGAACCACAACTTCTTAGAATCCGATTTAGTTATTGTCGGTGGTGGAATTGTTGGAGCAACTTTGGCTTCAGCTTTAAAAGATTCTGGACTAAAAATAATTATTATTGAAGCCAAAACTCTAGCCTCAGCTGCAGCCAAACAACAGGCTTATGCTTTTTCGCTGCTTTCTAGCCGTATTTATCAAAAAATTGGCGTATGGGATGAAATTTTTCCCTATATAGGTAAATTTTCTCAAATCGATCTTTCAGACGGCGATCGCATTTCAGCAGTGAAATTTAATACTCAGGACCTAGATACAGAGCATTTGGGATACGTCGCGCAGCATAATATCGTCTTAACGGCTCTACAAAATTATCTCAACACAGATTGTCCTAACGTTAGCTGGCTATGTCCTGCTGAAGTTATTGATGTAGAAATTAATAACTCTGCTGCTACCGTAGAAGTCAAAATAGACGGAAAATCGCAGTTTATCAAAACCAACTTAGTTATCGGTGCTGACGGTGCGCGATCGCGTCTTCGCGCTTTAGCCAAGATTAAAACTCACGGTTGGAAATATTGGCAGTCTTGTGTGGCGTTTACGGTCAAACATACTGCACCACAGAATGACATCGCTTTTGAAAAATTTCACGCTACAGGACCAATGGGAATTTTACCCCTACCAGAAAATCACTGTCAGATTGTCTGGACTAATCCCCACGGCAGAGCCAAGGCTTTACAGCAGCTAGAAGCAACACAATTTTTAGCCGAACTACAACGACATACGGGTGGTGTTTTGGGTAACTTACAGCTAACAAGCGATCGCTTTTTGTTTCCCGTACAGTTGATGCAGTGCGATCGCTATATCGAACGGCGACTAGCTTTAGTCGGCGATGCGGCGCATTGCTGTCATCCCGTTGGCGGACAGGGTTTAAATTTGGGCATTAGAGATGCAGCTACCCTGGCGGAAATTCTTACGGTAGCCAGCCAACAAGGTAGAGATATAGGCGATCGCCAGGTACTAAAACGCTATCAAAACTGGCGTAAGTTAGAAAATCTAGCCGTTCTTGGCTTTACCGATCTATTAGACCGCATGTTTTCTAACAACTGGTTGCCTATAGTAATAATTCGTCGCAGTGGTTTGTGGTTGATGAACAATGTCAAACCGTTAAAAGTTTTTGCCCTGAAATTTATGACGGGACTAACGGGAAAAACTCCACAGTTAGCACAACGCTAA
- a CDS encoding dihydrolipoamide acetyltransferase family protein translates to MIHDIFMPALSSTMTEGKIVEWVKSPGDKVEKGETVVVVESDKADMDVESFNEGYLAAILVEAGNEAPVGDAIALIAETEAEIETAQQQAKSSGTTSTSKSTPQPETPPAAAAASTPAPTPASSSSNGSSSGRLVASPRARKLAKELKVDLKSLKGSGPYGRIVADDIEQAAGKTTSQPQPEATSFAVPQKQSQVTPTPAPTTAPQPAPVPQRVAPGETVPLNTLQKAVVQNMTASLQVPIFHVTYTIVTDALDELYKKIKPKGVTMTALLAKAVAMTLQKHSIVNAGYGDNAIRYSSEINIAVAVAMPDGGLITPVLRCADEVDIYSLSRTWKDLVNRARAKQLQPEEYNSGTFTLSNLGMFGVDNFDAILPPGQGSILAIGGSRPQLVANEAGMFGVQRQMKVNITCDHRIIYGAQAAAFLQDLAKLIETDAQSLTL, encoded by the coding sequence ATGATTCACGATATTTTTATGCCCGCTCTTAGCTCTACAATGACCGAAGGTAAAATTGTCGAATGGGTAAAATCTCCTGGGGATAAGGTCGAAAAAGGAGAGACGGTGGTAGTGGTCGAGTCGGACAAAGCCGACATGGATGTCGAATCTTTTAATGAAGGTTATTTGGCAGCAATTTTAGTAGAAGCAGGAAATGAAGCACCCGTTGGTGACGCGATCGCTTTAATTGCCGAAACCGAAGCCGAAATTGAAACCGCCCAACAACAGGCTAAATCTTCTGGTACAACCAGCACCTCCAAATCAACCCCACAACCAGAAACTCCACCTGCTGCCGCAGCAGCCAGCACCCCTGCTCCAACTCCTGCGAGCAGTAGCAGTAATGGTAGTAGTAGTGGCAGACTCGTTGCCTCTCCTAGAGCGAGAAAACTTGCCAAAGAGCTTAAGGTAGATTTGAAAAGTTTAAAAGGTAGTGGTCCTTACGGACGCATCGTCGCTGACGACATCGAACAAGCCGCAGGTAAAACTACTTCTCAACCCCAACCAGAGGCTACTAGCTTTGCAGTACCTCAAAAACAAAGTCAAGTCACACCCACTCCAGCACCTACCACTGCGCCACAGCCCGCTCCTGTTCCCCAACGAGTCGCACCAGGAGAAACTGTACCGCTAAATACTCTACAAAAAGCAGTAGTGCAAAACATGACTGCTAGTCTGCAAGTACCGATTTTCCATGTCACCTATACGATCGTTACCGATGCTCTTGACGAATTGTATAAAAAAATCAAACCCAAAGGTGTAACCATGACGGCGTTGCTGGCTAAGGCAGTTGCCATGACTCTACAAAAGCATTCTATAGTTAATGCTGGCTATGGCGATAATGCCATTCGTTACAGTTCGGAAATTAATATCGCCGTTGCGGTAGCTATGCCCGATGGCGGCTTAATTACTCCCGTATTGCGTTGTGCAGATGAGGTAGATATTTATTCTCTGTCTCGCACCTGGAAAGATTTGGTAAACCGCGCTAGAGCCAAACAGTTACAGCCAGAAGAATACAATAGTGGAACTTTCACCTTATCTAACTTGGGGATGTTTGGTGTAGATAACTTTGATGCTATTTTACCTCCAGGACAAGGCTCGATTTTAGCTATTGGCGGCTCTCGTCCCCAACTTGTAGCCAATGAAGCAGGAATGTTTGGCGTACAAAGACAGATGAAAGTTAATATCACCTGCGATCATCGCATTATTTATGGCGCACAGGCTGCTGCTTTCTTGCAAGATTTAGCCAAGCTAATTGAAACTGACGCTCAATCTCTGACGCTTTAA
- the psb29 gene encoding photosystem II biogenesis protein Psp29 translates to MKTVSDSKRAFYNHHTRPINSVYRRVIEELLVEMHLLSVNADFNSDPIYYLGVVTSFERLMQGYQPEKDKQSIFNALCKSTDGDPEVYKEQAGSLLSLAQGKTLEELIEWLGNPQSQEGGENIVEPIQAIAKNQNFKYSRPFGIGLYTLLEEADLELIKDDKKRNETLDTLAEKLNLPAEKLKKDLELYRSNLEKMEQLLKVIEDVLQAGRKQRERREQEKQTKETATE, encoded by the coding sequence ATGAAAACTGTTTCAGATAGTAAAAGAGCTTTTTATAACCATCACACTCGACCGATTAACTCAGTTTATCGCCGAGTAATAGAAGAATTGTTAGTAGAAATGCACCTGCTTTCAGTCAACGCTGATTTTAACTCCGATCCTATTTATTATCTAGGAGTTGTCACTTCTTTCGAGCGTTTAATGCAGGGATATCAACCAGAAAAAGACAAACAGTCTATATTTAATGCTCTTTGTAAATCTACTGATGGCGATCCCGAAGTATATAAAGAGCAGGCAGGTAGTTTGTTATCTTTAGCTCAAGGTAAAACTTTAGAAGAATTAATCGAATGGTTGGGTAATCCTCAAAGCCAAGAAGGCGGAGAAAACATTGTCGAACCAATTCAAGCAATTGCTAAAAACCAAAATTTTAAATACAGCCGTCCTTTTGGAATTGGACTGTATACTTTGCTAGAAGAAGCAGATTTAGAGTTAATCAAAGACGATAAAAAACGCAACGAAACTTTAGATACACTAGCAGAGAAGCTTAATTTACCCGCAGAAAAACTCAAAAAAGATTTAGAGCTATACCGCAGCAATCTTGAAAAAATGGAGCAGCTGCTCAAAGTAATTGAAGATGTTTTGCAAGCAGGACGCAAACAAAGAGAAAGAAGAGAACAAGAAAAGCAAACAAAAGAAACAGCTACTGAATAA